TTGGCGTGCGGTCCGTTGGTCATCATGCAGATCCGGTCGGACATAAAGATCGCCTCGTCGGGGTCGTGGGTGATGATCATAGTCGTGATCTTTTCCTGGTCCAGGATGCGGAGAATCACGTCCTGCAGCTCCATCCGGGTCAGTGAATCCAGACGGCCGAGCGGTTCGTCGAGAAGCAGCATCTTCGGCTTGAGCGCGATCGCGCGGGCGATCCCTACGCGCTGCTGCATCCCGCCGGACATCTCCCGCGGATACTTGTGCATCGAGTCGGCCAGACCGACCATCGAAAGGGAGGCTTCGACGATTTCCTTGCGTTCCTTCTTGCTCACATGCGGGTAGCTCACCTTCACCCCCAGCATGACATTCTGGAAGGAGGTCATCCACGGCAACAGGCATGGCGCCTGGAACACAACACAGCGGTCCGGACCGGGACCGTCGATTTCCTTGCCGGACACCACGATCCCGCCGTCCGAAATAGGAATGAGGCCGGCGATCATGTTGAGCACGGTGGACTTGCCGCAACCGGAGTGTCCGATAATGGACACCACATCACCGCGCGGCACGATCAGGTTGAAGCCATCGACCACTTTGATCTCGTCGCCAAAGGGGTTTGGGTAGGCTTTCACCAAATTGAAGATTTCTACGTAACGGTCGTCGTTGATCATTTGAAAAAGGTGGTTCGCGGGTTCATCATTTCTCCGATGACACGACGGCGGCGGCCGCGGGCGGGTCGGAGCGGATATGAAGTGAAATCGATCGGCATCACTCTGGGCAGATCGATGATCCGGTCGGCCTTCATGGCCTTCGACTCTTCGTTCAAGCTCACCATGTAGCGGGCGATCTCGTTGCGAAGATGACGAAACTCGGGATTGGTATTCAGCGTGGTCCGGTTGCGCGGACGTGCGAGATTCACCGGAAAGGCCTCATCCAGTGTCGCCTCCGGCCCCATGGTCAGCGGCACGATACGGTCGGCCATGAGCACGGCTTCGTCGACGTCGTTCGTGATCATCACGATCGTGCGGCGATCCTTTTCCCAGATGCGGATGATCTCGTCCTGGATATTCGCACGGGTCAACGCATCCAAAGCGGAGAGCGGCTCGTCGAGGAGCAGGATTTCCGGCTGCATCGAAAGCGTGCGGGCCAGCGAAGCGCGTTGACGCATCCCACCGGACAGTTCGCCCGGCTTCTTATCAACCGCCGGAAGCAGGCTCACCATTCCGATATAACGGCGGATGTGCGCGTCCATCTCGTCCTTCTTCATTTCAGGAAAGACCTGCTTCACCGCCAGTTCGATGTTCTCATACACACTCAGCCATGGCAGCAGTGAATAGTTCTGGAACATGATTCCAAGGCGCGGCGAGGGCTCCTTGACCACTTGGCCGTGGATACGGATTTGCCCGTTATCCGGGGTGAGCAATCCGGCAAGCAGGGAGATCAAGGTCGACTTGCCCGCGCCGGAGAATCCGACCACGGCGACAAACTCGTTTTCCTCCACGGAGAGCTTCACATCCTTGAGGACTTCCGTCCGGTTGTTCGGCGGACCGAAGCCGATGCTGACATTATCTATTTCGAGATAGGACATGTTCGTTGGCAGTAGAGATGTAGCTTAGAGCGAAGTACCGGCACCGTCGAAGGAGACCAGGCGCTGCAGGACGATCATCATGCGGTCCAGCAGGAAGCCGATGATCCCGACCACGAAACAGGCGTAGAGGATGTTCGCAAAAGAGAAGGAGGAACCGTTCTGGTATTCGTCCCAGACGAACTTGCCCAAGCCGTCGGAGGAAGAAAGCGCTTCCGCCGCAATCAACACCATCCAGCCCACACCAAGCGAGATGCGCAGCCCGGCGAAGACCAGCGGCAGCGCGGAAGGAATGATGATCTTGGTCAGGCGGTCCCAGAAGCCGAGACGAAGCACCCGGGCCACATTGATGTGATCCTTGTCGATCGAGGCGACCCCCAGCGCGGTGTTCACAAGTGCCGGCCAGACCGCACACATCGCCACGGTACAGGCGGAGAAAACCAGCGCGGGATTGATGCCGAGTTTGCCGATCACCGGCAGGCTGGCAAAGAAGAGGAAGAACGGGTGCGAATCCGGATCCGGGAAGAAGGCACCGACTACGATCTGGAAGATCAGGAGCCAGACCACCGGAGAGACCGGCTTGAAGATCGAGATGATCGGCGTCAAGCAGGCCATCGCGATACGGTTCAGGCCGCAAAGCACACCGACAGGTATCGCGATAATCGCCGCCATGATGAATCCGACGAAAACGGTAAAGAGGCTGCGCTTGATCTGGGTGTAAACCGTCATGGCCGAGGCATATTGCTGCTCTTCCAAGCGCTCGATCGAACTCTCTTCGCGCAAGACGCGCTTGGCTTCCGAGGAGGCCTTTTTCGCGGTGCTGGCGGTGGACAATTTTTCCTTGCTCGACTCAAGCTTTGCTTCCGCTTCGGCCACCTTCACACTGCGGTTCGAATCCGAAAGGAAATCGACCCGCTTCTTCAGGAACTGGATCTCATCGGCCACGGCATTGACCGACAGACGTGCTTTCTCCAGCGGCTTGTACTTATCGGAGCGGATGGCGTCAATCTGGTCCTTGACCAGGGACTCGGCGGCGCGGCCGGCATCCTTCGCCTTGTCGGCTTCACGCATGGCTGCAAGCAAGGCATCGGCAGATCCTTCGCCGGATTCGATCTTGGCGGCTTCGGCGTCGACCTTCGCCTTGTTGGCATCGTCGATCGCATCGTTCTTTGCCTTCAAGGCATCAAGCTTGGCCTCCAAGGGCGAAATCCGCGCTTCGAGCTGGGCCTTGTAATCCGCTTCGTGCTTGGCGAGCTCGGCTTCCAGAGTCGCGAACTCGGAGCTCTTCGACACGATTTGCTGCTCCACGTCCGCAAGGGCGGCCTCGCGCTCGGCCCCCGTCAAGAGGAAGTCGGATTCCTTCGTCTTTTCGCGCTCACTGAAGGTGTCGTTGATGACGGCCGAGCGGTACACGACATCGGGCGTCGGCACTTCGCCGGACTTGGTCTTGTGCTTGGGTGCAACCGTCCACCAAACGCCAACACAAAAACAAACGAAGATAATCGGAACGATCAGATACTTGAAGATCGCTTCCATTTGCTTCTTCGGCTCCTCGCGGAAGGCCAAGCGAACGATCGGGTCGAAAACCGTGAAACCGGTCACGTCCAGAAAACGCAGGATGCGGTATTTGATTTTATCTGAGGTTTTCTCAGCCATGATGATAACTTTCTCTCTCTGGTTAGTTGCTCGTCTCGAGCAGGGATGCTTCACCCCTGAAGCCCCCTACCCGACGGGTAGGAGGCTGTGGTTCGGGAGTCAGTGAGTCGTTGTCCTAAAGCTCGTCCTTGTAGCCGATCTCGAAGGAGTTGATGTAGCCGATCGGGTCGCGACCGTCGTAGGTCTTGCCGTCAATGAAGTCACTGGTGGCCGGCTTGAAGCCGTCGGACTCCCAGGGGATGTCCGCTTCTTCGATGTAGCCCTCGTCCAGCAGGTGCTTGGCGGCGGCCAGATAGATCTCCGGCTTGTAGACGTCCTTCGCGGTTTCGAAATACCACTCGGCCGGCTTGGTTTCGGTGATCTGGCCCCAGCGGCGCATTTGGGTCAGGAACCAGATGCCGTCGGAATACCAGGGATAGGTCGCTTGATACTTGAAGAAGACGTTGAAGTCCGGCATGGCGCGCTTGTCACTCTTCTGGAAGTAGAAGAAACCGGTCATCGAGTTCTTCAGCACGTCGTAGTCGGCGCCCACGTAGTTCTTCTGCGAAAGGATGCGGCAGGCTTCCTCGCGGTTGACCAAATTGCCGTCTTCGTCCGTTT
The DNA window shown above is from Coraliomargarita parva and carries:
- a CDS encoding ABC transporter ATP-binding protein → MINDDRYVEIFNLVKAYPNPFGDEIKVVDGFNLIVPRGDVVSIIGHSGCGKSTVLNMIAGLIPISDGGIVVSGKEIDGPGPDRCVVFQAPCLLPWMTSFQNVMLGVKVSYPHVSKKERKEIVEASLSMVGLADSMHKYPREMSGGMQQRVGIARAIALKPKMLLLDEPLGRLDSLTRMELQDVILRILDQEKITTMIITHDPDEAIFMSDRICMMTNGPHAKVGEVMEIDFERPRSREEIVETDLFYDYRRRLLAFLDDCEAEKEERRLLKKAKEEKKAAELAKAS
- a CDS encoding ABC transporter ATP-binding protein — its product is MSYLEIDNVSIGFGPPNNRTEVLKDVKLSVEENEFVAVVGFSGAGKSTLISLLAGLLTPDNGQIRIHGQVVKEPSPRLGIMFQNYSLLPWLSVYENIELAVKQVFPEMKKDEMDAHIRRYIGMVSLLPAVDKKPGELSGGMRQRASLARTLSMQPEILLLDEPLSALDALTRANIQDEIIRIWEKDRRTIVMITNDVDEAVLMADRIVPLTMGPEATLDEAFPVNLARPRNRTTLNTNPEFRHLRNEIARYMVSLNEESKAMKADRIIDLPRVMPIDFTSYPLRPARGRRRRVIGEMMNPRTTFFK
- a CDS encoding ABC transporter permease — encoded protein: MAEKTSDKIKYRILRFLDVTGFTVFDPIVRLAFREEPKKQMEAIFKYLIVPIIFVCFCVGVWWTVAPKHKTKSGEVPTPDVVYRSAVINDTFSEREKTKESDFLLTGAEREAALADVEQQIVSKSSEFATLEAELAKHEADYKAQLEARISPLEAKLDALKAKNDAIDDANKAKVDAEAAKIESGEGSADALLAAMREADKAKDAGRAAESLVKDQIDAIRSDKYKPLEKARLSVNAVADEIQFLKKRVDFLSDSNRSVKVAEAEAKLESSKEKLSTASTAKKASSEAKRVLREESSIERLEEQQYASAMTVYTQIKRSLFTVFVGFIMAAIIAIPVGVLCGLNRIAMACLTPIISIFKPVSPVVWLLIFQIVVGAFFPDPDSHPFFLFFASLPVIGKLGINPALVFSACTVAMCAVWPALVNTALGVASIDKDHINVARVLRLGFWDRLTKIIIPSALPLVFAGLRISLGVGWMVLIAAEALSSSDGLGKFVWDEYQNGSSFSFANILYACFVVGIIGFLLDRMMIVLQRLVSFDGAGTSL